DNA sequence from the Paenibacillus physcomitrellae genome:
GCTTGAAGGTTTAACTTATCCTTCATTAATGAACGAATCGCTTCAAGCTGTGTAACATGAGACTAATATAAAACCTGCCCTAAGACGCTCATACTTCTCTTCTAATCAACCGAGTAGTAAGAGGTACCCAGTAGCTAGCATCTTGGACGAGTGGTCTTAGGGACAGTTTACGGTCATCTGACGCGCCTGAAATTTTTTCGAATATCGGTTTGACGTAAATAACCCTCTTTGGTGGTTCCCTATGTTGAAGTATAATTATTATGACAGGCTTGTAACTAAAAAATAGGAAATAAACGTACCCTTATTGTTAATGCGAGGTGTTAATCAATTGAAAAAGGTTCTCATAATTGGAATTGTAGCTAGCGGTAAAACAACACTTGCCAAGAGACTATCCGAGACATTAAAAGTTCCTTGGTATGAGTTGGATAGTATCGTTCATCATCGAACTGAGACCGGAAGGTATAAGCGAACCGCAGATGAGCAGATTGAGGTTATTAAGGACATTGATAAGCATGGTGAATGGATATTCGAAGGTACAGACCGACCATCATATCGTTGTTTATTTGAAATGGCGGATACAATCATATTTCTAGATACACCTTTGTGGAAGCGCAGAATAAGAATCTTAATCCGGTTTCTCAAACAAAACCTTGGTATTGAAAAGTGTAACTATAAGCCTGATATAAAGATGTTAAAAATGATGTATAAGTGGACGCGAGACTTCGAAGAAAACCGCGAGGACTTCGAATCCCGGTTACAGTTATATAAAGAAAAAGTAATTAGACTTTACAATAACAATGACTTGAATTTTGCAACACATTTGCATCATCCAACTGCATAGGACTGTTTATATCCGCTCGAAATTAATGTTATTTTATTGTACATATTCGAACAAAAAAGAGGGGTTCGCCGCCCCTCTTTGCTAATTCCGCCAATACATCTCCGATTTAATTGTCCTTCCGCACTAACAGTGAACAGCACTCCACATGACTTGTCTGCGGGAACATGTCCACCGGCTGGACCCATTCGACGCTGTAGCCGCCGTCGGTTAGCACTTTGCAGTCCTTCGCGAGTGTAGAAGGATTGCAGGAGACGTACACGAAGCGTTTGGGCTTCGTGCGCAGCACGGTTTCGAGGAAGACTTCATCAAGACCCGTGCGCGGCGGGTCGGCAATGATGATGCCCGGCGAGA
Encoded proteins:
- a CDS encoding EutP/PduV family microcompartment system protein — its product is MKKVLIIGIVASGKTTLAKRLSETLKVPWYELDSIVHHRTETGRYKRTADEQIEVIKDIDKHGEWIFEGTDRPSYRCLFEMADTIIFLDTPLWKRRIRILIRFLKQNLGIEKCNYKPDIKMLKMMYKWTRDFEENREDFESRLQLYKEKVIRLYNNNDLNFATHLHHPTA